The Halorientalis sp. IM1011 genome window below encodes:
- a CDS encoding ImmA/IrrE family metallo-endopeptidase, producing the protein MATSDNTTFDDRETRDEQMRATIDEWVEDLTDLVDEAQASAEFQEWLDVKSRFHDYSHRNTLLIKQQCPEATKVAGYRTWQEEFDRHVQEGESAIWIWAPIITTRCPECENAPSYHGESDCEYDETPPEEWDQGLVGFKPAPVFDVSQTEGEPLPELDTETYGDGSELVDALQSAALTLDVEVQIVAESDWSHPGAKGVCSQSGGDQLPVVKAKNRANDADLATTLIHEYAHALLHFQVADDSERAKREVEAEAVAYVVGRYFGLDTRNAAFYLAAWAEDNTETITDRLQRISTTATTVIDAVNDQLGDYTT; encoded by the coding sequence TCTCGTCGACGAAGCACAGGCCAGCGCGGAGTTCCAGGAGTGGCTGGATGTCAAGAGCCGCTTCCACGACTACTCGCATCGCAATACACTGCTCATCAAACAGCAATGTCCAGAGGCGACCAAGGTCGCGGGTTACCGAACGTGGCAAGAGGAGTTCGACAGGCACGTCCAGGAGGGCGAGTCGGCGATCTGGATCTGGGCACCGATCATCACGACGCGGTGCCCGGAGTGTGAGAACGCGCCAAGCTACCACGGAGAATCGGACTGTGAGTACGACGAGACACCACCGGAGGAGTGGGACCAGGGGCTGGTCGGGTTCAAGCCCGCACCAGTGTTCGACGTCTCCCAGACCGAGGGTGAGCCGCTTCCCGAACTCGATACTGAGACGTACGGCGATGGAAGCGAGCTAGTCGACGCACTACAGTCGGCTGCACTCACTCTCGATGTGGAGGTCCAGATCGTGGCTGAGTCCGACTGGTCCCATCCGGGTGCCAAGGGTGTCTGTAGTCAGTCAGGAGGGGACCAGCTCCCGGTAGTGAAGGCAAAGAACAGAGCGAACGATGCGGATCTGGCGACGACACTGATCCACGAGTACGCCCACGCGTTGCTCCATTTCCAGGTGGCCGACGACAGCGAACGGGCGAAACGCGAGGTCGAAGCCGAAGCGGTGGCGTACGTCGTCGGTCGGTACTTCGGACTCGATACGCGTAACGCGGCGTTCTACCTGGCGGCGTGGGCTGAGGACAATACTGAGACGATCACTGATCGCCTGCAGCGGATCAGTACGACGGCAACGACAGTTATCGACGCAGTCAACGACCAACTGGGGGACTACACAACGTAG